A genomic region of Methanomassiliicoccus sp. contains the following coding sequences:
- a CDS encoding (Fe-S)-binding protein: MTSRAMDGCIKCGACVRECPVLLQEGRDRFPGPRRLAVEGPHFNKELSALRSPLELCTTCARCTTVCPSSLPLPEALVEVRRLLFREHPRPEGQERMLANIDGTMRTVLPCGPVTEVLSTGDVLFFPGCIGHGRYPEGISSSLSLIRAAGGRPFAPAGWACCGSPLEKIGDEGRLARVEAHNKAIFRGFDAVVTSCPGCTVQLRKRYGMDPQHIIEHIHGSGRLGRSSFDPRSPPIRVALHSPCHLVRVVGPHTMEMARDLLDMLPGVEVVSTGLEDGCCGGGGGVASARPDVAGRMARQKVQAALQEGAELLLAPCPFCVLNLGRSGRLKVQDLTEFLASRLLTA, encoded by the coding sequence ATGACCTCCCGGGCCATGGACGGGTGCATAAAGTGCGGAGCCTGTGTTAGAGAATGCCCTGTGCTCCTGCAGGAGGGACGGGACAGGTTCCCTGGCCCTCGCCGCCTGGCCGTTGAGGGTCCCCATTTCAACAAGGAGCTGTCGGCCCTGCGATCGCCGCTCGAGCTGTGCACCACCTGCGCCCGTTGCACCACGGTCTGCCCCTCGTCTCTCCCTCTCCCCGAGGCATTGGTCGAGGTGAGGCGCCTGCTGTTCCGTGAGCACCCTCGCCCGGAGGGCCAGGAGCGCATGTTGGCAAACATCGATGGGACAATGAGGACGGTCCTGCCCTGTGGCCCTGTGACCGAGGTTTTGTCAACGGGGGACGTGCTGTTCTTCCCCGGATGTATAGGCCACGGACGCTATCCCGAGGGAATATCCAGCTCTCTGTCGCTGATAAGGGCGGCGGGGGGAAGGCCCTTCGCTCCCGCGGGGTGGGCCTGCTGCGGCTCACCGCTGGAGAAGATCGGAGATGAGGGCCGGCTGGCTAGGGTGGAGGCCCACAACAAGGCCATCTTCCGGGGCTTCGATGCCGTGGTGACCTCCTGTCCTGGCTGCACCGTCCAGCTCCGAAAGCGTTACGGGATGGACCCCCAGCATATCATCGAGCACATCCATGGCAGCGGTCGCCTGGGTCGTAGCAGCTTCGATCCCCGTTCCCCGCCGATAAGGGTAGCGCTTCACAGCCCCTGTCACCTCGTACGGGTGGTGGGCCCCCACACTATGGAGATGGCCCGGGACCTGTTGGACATGCTTCCGGGGGTCGAGGTGGTGAGCACCGGCCTCGAGGACGGGTGCTGCGGAGGTGGCGGCGGTGTGGCCTCGGCCCGGCCCGATGTCGCCGGGCGAATGGCCCGACAGAAGGTGCAGGCAGCGCTCCAAGAGGGGGCGGAGCTTCTCCTGGCACCCTGTCCGTTCTGCGTCCTGAACCTCGGCAGGAGCGGCCGGCTGAAGGTCCAGGACCTCACCGAGTTCTTAGCTAGCAGGCTACTCACGGCATAA
- a CDS encoding FAD-dependent oxidoreductase, whose product MDRPRPEVLVIGGGATGTGIARDLAMRGADVLLAEAGDLSTGASGGNHGMLHSGARYAATDPEAARECATEGEVLKRIASFCIEDTGGMFVSLPGDDNAYPDRFRNACCLSGVRAEETGVNEALRSEPNLSREICAAFRVPDASVDPFFLVWGMAESARDAGATVLTHAPVTSLQVEDGRIIRAILGRGGGRTTVRPEVVVNASGAWCGTIAAMAGQRIDMQLDKGSMVVFNGRVVNGLVNRLRPPADGDILVPHRSSTILGTTCGPGNLEDVRATVTEVEALLRTASEVLPGLSTARTIRAYAGVRPLLSGNGCGRQTSRGFSVIDHLDGGVENLLSVAGGKLTTCRLMAEKASDAVMGRLGRSGACRTMVEEIAPPASGGRGFQEAIMRRKYSAHADGIMAECITSPLGQEEACSCESVSVGELDHFAASPDVRTLSDLMRRTRAGMGYCQAGLCVFRMASALDVGEPRAEIERYLAERWKGISPVLRGEQLRQEAFKAHLFKVHGMDHTREG is encoded by the coding sequence TTGGATCGGCCAAGGCCTGAGGTTCTGGTGATAGGTGGGGGAGCTACCGGGACAGGGATCGCCAGGGACCTGGCCATGCGAGGCGCGGACGTTCTGCTGGCGGAGGCAGGGGACCTCTCCACGGGGGCCTCGGGAGGGAACCACGGGATGCTGCACTCCGGGGCCCGCTATGCTGCCACCGACCCCGAGGCGGCCAGGGAGTGCGCCACCGAGGGCGAGGTGCTCAAGCGCATCGCCAGCTTTTGCATCGAGGACACAGGAGGGATGTTCGTCTCCCTTCCCGGGGACGACAATGCCTATCCGGACCGTTTCCGGAACGCGTGCTGCCTTTCAGGTGTGAGAGCGGAGGAGACGGGCGTAAATGAGGCCTTACGCTCGGAGCCGAACCTATCACGGGAGATCTGCGCTGCGTTCAGGGTTCCCGATGCATCCGTGGACCCTTTCTTCCTGGTCTGGGGAATGGCGGAGAGCGCCCGCGACGCCGGGGCCACGGTGCTCACCCACGCTCCGGTGACATCCCTGCAGGTAGAGGACGGCCGCATCATCAGAGCTATACTGGGCAGGGGCGGGGGCAGGACGACGGTGCGGCCGGAGGTCGTCGTCAACGCCTCGGGGGCATGGTGCGGTACGATCGCGGCCATGGCGGGGCAGAGGATCGATATGCAGCTGGACAAGGGAAGCATGGTGGTCTTCAACGGACGCGTGGTCAATGGCCTGGTGAACCGCCTGCGGCCGCCCGCGGACGGCGATATACTCGTCCCCCACCGGTCCTCCACGATCCTGGGGACGACGTGTGGACCCGGAAACCTGGAGGACGTGCGGGCGACGGTCACGGAGGTGGAGGCCTTGCTGCGAACGGCATCCGAGGTCCTGCCGGGCCTGTCCACGGCGCGGACGATACGCGCATACGCAGGAGTGCGTCCCCTGCTCAGCGGGAACGGATGTGGTCGTCAGACCTCCCGGGGCTTCAGCGTGATCGATCACCTGGATGGAGGAGTGGAGAACCTCCTCAGCGTGGCCGGGGGTAAGCTCACCACCTGCCGCCTGATGGCCGAGAAGGCATCGGACGCAGTGATGGGCAGGCTGGGCCGGTCCGGTGCCTGCAGGACCATGGTGGAAGAGATAGCACCCCCAGCGTCCGGAGGGAGAGGTTTCCAGGAGGCGATCATGAGGCGGAAGTACAGCGCGCACGCGGACGGGATCATGGCCGAGTGCATAACGTCGCCCCTGGGCCAGGAGGAGGCATGCTCCTGCGAGTCGGTCTCAGTTGGCGAGCTGGATCACTTCGCTGCCTCTCCCGATGTAAGAACTCTGTCGGACCTCATGCGCCGCACGCGAGCGGGCATGGGATACTGCCAGGCCGGCCTGTGCGTCTTCCGCATGGCGTCCGCCCTAGACGTCGGTGAACCGAGGGCAGAGATCGAACGCTACCTTGCGGAGAGGTGGAAAGGCATATCTCCAGTGCTCCGTGGTGAGCAGCTGCGCCAGGAGGCATTCAAGGCTCACCTGTTCAAGGTCCACGGCATGGACCATACCAGGGAGGGATAG
- a CDS encoding SCP2 sterol-binding domain-containing protein — MTVEPLLQDLVSKFNDKVDNDEKLRKEIEGMDKRVLVDLESEKYSFHMHHQKINDFREGVIENPDITLISDPETIAGIIEGKIKPMKAFALRKVRVKGNIEDILRLRKLF; from the coding sequence ATGACGGTAGAGCCACTGCTGCAGGACCTCGTAAGCAAGTTCAACGATAAGGTGGACAATGATGAGAAGCTCCGCAAGGAGATCGAGGGTATGGACAAACGGGTGCTGGTCGACCTGGAGAGCGAGAAGTACAGCTTCCACATGCACCATCAGAAGATCAACGACTTCAGAGAAGGGGTCATTGAGAACCCTGACATCACCCTGATCTCCGACCCTGAGACCATTGCGGGCATAATCGAGGGAAAGATCAAACCCATGAAGGCCTTCGCCCTGCGCAAGGTACGCGTGAAGGGGAACATCGAGGACATCCTCCGCCTCCGCAAGCTGTTCTGA
- a CDS encoding ribonuclease HII — protein sequence MICGVDEAGRGPVMGPLVVAAVMVRDDQSLRELGVADSKLLTRRRREELDGHIRELAKVEMVVVNAAEIDEFMRNNNLNLLEVKHFAVLIERLRPGKVFIDAADVVEERFGRRVQELLTCRPDMVCEHKADLTYPVVSAASIIAKVARDNIMDQIQESIGRPIGSGYAHDEVTIEFIRTWLKETGSLPPHVRSSWKTAKDLISISKVSKLTDWMDSDDGRATAAGPRKQVQR from the coding sequence ATGATCTGCGGCGTGGACGAGGCTGGCCGCGGTCCGGTCATGGGGCCGCTGGTGGTAGCAGCGGTCATGGTCAGGGACGATCAGTCCCTAAGAGAGCTGGGGGTCGCTGACTCCAAGCTCCTGACTCGTCGACGCCGGGAGGAGCTGGACGGCCACATCAGGGAACTGGCCAAGGTGGAGATGGTGGTGGTGAACGCCGCAGAGATAGATGAGTTCATGAGAAACAACAACCTGAACCTTCTGGAGGTGAAGCACTTCGCCGTGCTCATCGAGAGGCTTCGCCCCGGCAAAGTGTTCATCGACGCTGCGGACGTGGTCGAGGAGCGGTTCGGCAGGAGGGTCCAGGAACTCCTTACCTGCAGGCCCGATATGGTCTGTGAGCATAAGGCGGACCTCACTTACCCGGTGGTCTCGGCAGCCTCCATAATCGCCAAGGTCGCCCGCGATAACATCATGGACCAGATCCAGGAGAGCATCGGCCGGCCCATCGGATCCGGTTATGCCCATGATGAGGTGACCATAGAGTTCATACGCACGTGGCTCAAGGAGACGGGCTCCTTGCCGCCCCACGTGAGGTCCTCTTGGAAGACGGCCAAGGACCTGATATCGATAAGCAAGGTAAGCAAACTGACGGATTGGATGGATAGTGATGACGGTAGAGCCACTGCTGCAGGACCTCGTAAGCAAGTTCAACGATAA
- a CDS encoding FAD-binding protein: protein MELPETRCDVLVVGNGAAGCLASILLARRGYDVCMISRGTTSTSLSTSRTSLSGVSRRDDVVQLLKGLGAAHGLFGSPPGMEEGITCLGSTMRQDLSSPHDWLRSDPERTAVLGLKGNADLDPDLLCRMVERTGSLGECRPYWADLGLPISIDAGGGHTLTRESRVAVEGLAEAISELDEEMVIIPPLFLGPRYDLALSILERSSGRIVREAATPLSNPGRRLQSCLEQAALDSGCLPLRDRQICGSKAQGDNMLEVRMRSGMREGTIRFGTLVLATGNIVSGGLQVGCDGPYDPVFDLATDMAVTGSLRSTALTTALSAGIRNHEGRAVRRDGTIMQNVWVAGSACPGLSYPLGRGLGHVASSALTISELVEGHL from the coding sequence GTGGAACTACCGGAGACTCGCTGCGACGTGTTGGTGGTGGGCAACGGGGCCGCGGGCTGTCTTGCCTCCATCCTCCTGGCGAGGCGCGGGTACGATGTGTGCATGATCTCCCGAGGCACCACCAGCACCTCCCTGTCCACCTCCCGGACCTCCCTGTCCGGGGTGTCCCGTCGTGATGACGTTGTCCAGCTCCTGAAGGGGCTGGGAGCGGCCCACGGCCTTTTTGGGTCTCCTCCCGGGATGGAGGAAGGAATCACATGCCTAGGTTCCACCATGCGGCAGGACCTGTCGTCCCCGCACGATTGGCTTCGCTCCGACCCCGAGAGGACAGCGGTCCTGGGCCTCAAGGGGAACGCGGACCTGGACCCCGACCTCCTGTGCCGCATGGTGGAAAGAACCGGCTCGCTGGGGGAATGCCGTCCGTACTGGGCTGACCTGGGCCTGCCCATCTCCATCGATGCAGGCGGAGGACATACCCTAACCAGGGAGTCGAGGGTTGCGGTGGAGGGACTGGCAGAGGCCATCTCGGAGCTGGACGAGGAGATGGTGATAATCCCACCATTGTTCCTGGGACCCCGCTACGACCTGGCCCTTTCCATCCTGGAGAGGTCCTCGGGACGTATCGTCAGGGAGGCGGCCACTCCTCTGTCCAACCCCGGTAGAAGGCTGCAGTCGTGCCTGGAGCAGGCGGCCCTGGACTCCGGCTGCCTTCCTTTGAGAGACCGGCAGATATGTGGATCGAAGGCCCAGGGAGATAACATGCTGGAGGTCAGGATGAGATCGGGTATGCGTGAAGGCACCATCAGGTTCGGAACCCTGGTCCTGGCCACGGGTAACATCGTCTCAGGCGGCCTTCAGGTGGGCTGCGATGGACCGTACGATCCCGTCTTCGATCTTGCCACAGACATGGCAGTGACCGGATCGCTGAGGTCTACCGCCCTGACCACAGCGCTGTCCGCGGGCATCCGCAACCACGAAGGAAGGGCCGTTCGTAGGGACGGCACCATTATGCAAAACGTCTGGGTCGCAGGCTCCGCCTGCCCCGGCCTGTCATATCCATTAGGTAGGGGGCTGGGGCATGTGGCCTCGTCCGCGCTGACGATATCCGAGCTGGTGGAGGGTCACCTATGA
- a CDS encoding DUF1622 domain-containing protein, whose translation MDVSDVISATATVLSYFGVIIIAYGGTKAVWQLLSRLFPRGKGMTYARVRGEFAQLIVLGLDFFIASDIITTLSVPTLDEVLRLGGIVLIRSVLTFLLSKETAELRKEEMAPVG comes from the coding sequence GTGGACGTTTCCGACGTTATAAGTGCCACCGCTACGGTCCTTTCCTACTTCGGAGTAATCATCATCGCCTATGGCGGTACCAAGGCCGTCTGGCAGCTGCTCTCGAGATTGTTTCCCCGGGGCAAGGGCATGACCTACGCCAGGGTCCGGGGGGAGTTCGCTCAACTGATCGTTCTGGGCCTGGACTTCTTCATAGCGTCCGACATCATCACCACCCTCTCCGTCCCCACCCTCGATGAGGTCCTGAGGCTTGGTGGAATAGTATTGATCCGTTCGGTACTGACCTTCCTGCTGTCCAAGGAGACAGCAGAGCTACGGAAAGAGGAGATGGCGCCCGTTGGTTAG